DNA from Roseimicrobium sp. ORNL1:
TCAATTTTCCCCTCGGTGATGCGCGACACATCCAGCAGGTCATCGATCATCCGCGTCATGTTCTCGATCTGCCGTGAGAGAATGTTCAACGCCTGGCCACGCTCCTCCGTCTCTGCGTAATCCGACTGCAGGATCTCAGCAGCATTGCGCAGCGGGGCCAGCGGATTGCGCAACTCGTGCGCCAGCATGGCGAGAAACTCATCCTTGAGGCGGTCCGCCTGCTCGAGCTTCGCGTTTGTCAGCGCGAGTTCTCTCCGCTGACAGGCAAGGTCAAAGAACGTCGCGGCCTTGTTGAGCAAAACGTGTGCTTCAATCGGCTTCGCAAGAAAGTCCACCGCTCCCGTTTCGTACCCGCGGATACGGCGCTGCGAATCGACGATTCCGGCCGTGAGGAAGATGATGGGAATCTGCCGGGTGCGCTCCGTGCTGCGCATCACCTCCGCCAGTTCGAAGCCATCCATGACCGGCATCTGCACATCAAGGAACGCGAGCGAGATGTCATGCGCGAGCAACAACTCCAGGGCCTCCGATCCAGAGCGCGCGGTGAGCAATTCAAGTCCATCCCGTCTCAGCAATGCCACGAGAGCCTGAAGGTTCGCCTCCAGATCATCCACGAGCAGGAATTTGATGGGCTCGGTCGGCGTCATCTAGGCATCAGCATGGATTCCGAGTTCAGAAAGCTGGCAACCTCCTCCAACCTGAGCACCCGGGCATTTGGACAGGAGGCGATCGCGGCACGAGGCATGGTCTCACCCTCCGCGGTATTGGGATCCTGAATGAGAGCACAGCCGCCGTTGGCGCAAATGGCCTGCAATCCGAGAGCTCCATCGCTGCTGGCACCCGTCAGGATCACTCCCGTGAGATCACTGCCAAAGGCATCCGCGGCGGATTGAAACAACACATCAATTGCAGGCCGGGAAAAATGGACCGGCTCATCGTTGGAGAGGGATATTGTAAAATCTGGCTCCACCAGAAGGTGATAGTCCGCCGGCGCGAAATAGAGCGTTCCTGCGCAGAGAACCTCCTTATCATCCGCTTCCTTGACAGCAATCTTGCAACGCGGCGCGAACAGTTCAGCAAGGGCACTCTTGCGATCTGGAGGCACGTGCACCACGACCAGCACCGGAAACGGATAGTGCGCTGGCAGCATCGGCAGAATCGACAGGAGCGCCTCGATGGCGCCCACGGAAGCCCCAATCACAACAGCAGCAGTGGGTGGTTGTGGATCCGGCGCGTTCATACTCGTTGATAGATCCGCTCCTGTCGGCAGAACTCGGTGAAGGCATCCGCCTCCGAGGAGAATCGCAGGCTCTCCTTGGCCCCGATGCCCAAAAATCCCCGGCGCACGAGCGAGTCCTTGAATAATCTCACGGCACGGTCCTGCAGTTCACGATTGAAGTAGATGAGCACATTCCGGCAGGAAACGAGATGCATCTCCGCAAAGACGGAATCCGATACCAGACTATGATCGGAGAACACGGCACGCTGGCGCAGTGTCTGGTCAAACTTCGCTCGTCCATATGCTGAGGTGAAGTAGTCTGCGAGCGAGCCTTTTCCGCCAGCCTTCCGATAGTTGTCACTAAAGGTGGCCAGCCGCTCGATTTCATATACACCGGCCTCCGCCTTTTTCAGGGCCTCGGTGTTGATGTCCGTGGCATAGAAGATGGTGCGATGCTCCAGCCCCTCTTCGCGGAAGAGTATGGCCAGCGAGTACAGCTCCTCCCCTGCACTGCACCCGGCCACCCACACCTTCAGCGAAGGATACGTACGCAGATGCGGCAGCACCTGCTCACGCAGGGCACGGAAATAGGCAGGGTCCCGGAAGAGCTCACTCACCTGCACCGTGAGGTACGGCAGGAGCAGGGGCACGAATGTCGGGTCATGCAGCACCCGGTGCTGCAGCTCGGAAAAGCTTGAGCACTGGAACTGGACCTTCGCCTGCGTAAGCCGCCGCTTGATGGACGCGAGCGAGTAGCCCCGGAAGTCATACCGGGATTTCTCATGGATCGCTTCGAGCAGCAGTCGCAGCTCAAGCGCTTCTAGTTCGGCGCTGGCTGTTTTCATCGGGGCATCCAGACGCGGATGAGAGACAGGAGCTTGTCCACGTCGAGTGGCTTGGCGAGATAGTCATTGGCCCCTGCGGCGATGCACTTCTCCTGGTCATCCTTCATCGCCTTGGCGGTCAGGGCGATGATGGGAAGCTTCCTCCACTCGGGCCGCTTCCGTATCTCCCGCATGGCGGTGAGGCCATCC
Protein-coding regions in this window:
- a CDS encoding chemotaxis protein CheB; the protein is MNAPDPQPPTAAVVIGASVGAIEALLSILPMLPAHYPFPVLVVVHVPPDRKSALAELFAPRCKIAVKEADDKEVLCAGTLYFAPADYHLLVEPDFTISLSNDEPVHFSRPAIDVLFQSAADAFGSDLTGVILTGASSDGALGLQAICANGGCALIQDPNTAEGETMPRAAIASCPNARVLRLEEVASFLNSESMLMPR
- a CDS encoding CheR family methyltransferase; the encoded protein is MKTASAELEALELRLLLEAIHEKSRYDFRGYSLASIKRRLTQAKVQFQCSSFSELQHRVLHDPTFVPLLLPYLTVQVSELFRDPAYFRALREQVLPHLRTYPSLKVWVAGCSAGEELYSLAILFREEGLEHRTIFYATDINTEALKKAEAGVYEIERLATFSDNYRKAGGKGSLADYFTSAYGRAKFDQTLRQRAVFSDHSLVSDSVFAEMHLVSCRNVLIYFNRELQDRAVRLFKDSLVRRGFLGIGAKESLRFSSEADAFTEFCRQERIYQRV